One genomic segment of Amycolatopsis granulosa includes these proteins:
- a CDS encoding transcriptional regulator, producing MSAHPTSGLDEVVHQRHRLGILTIAVESKRVEFGYLRTTLNLTAGNLSRHIAVLEEAGLITIQKGYEGKRPRTWISITPRGRDALAEEIAALAAIVDSLGSRDRT from the coding sequence GTGAGCGCACATCCGACCAGCGGTCTCGACGAAGTCGTCCACCAGCGCCACCGGCTGGGCATCCTGACCATCGCGGTCGAGTCCAAACGGGTCGAGTTCGGCTACCTCCGCACGACGCTGAACCTGACCGCGGGCAACCTCTCGCGGCACATCGCGGTGCTCGAGGAAGCCGGCCTGATCACGATCCAGAAGGGGTACGAGGGCAAACGGCCCCGCACCTGGATCAGCATCACTCCACGCGGCCGCGACGCACTCGCCGAGGAGATCGCCGCGCTCGCCGCCATCGTCGACAGCCTGGGTTCCCGTGACAGAACTTGA
- the mptB gene encoding polyprenol phosphomannose-dependent alpha 1,6 mannosyltransferase MptB, producing the protein MTELDLLPRHRPLTTRAQWTGFAGAAALVLVTSGLPVPPVVVLALGLTGMGVVVLAWLDLGRHAGTIGVRRLYLIAATWCVPLLAARPLFSGDVYCYLAQGTVADLGFDPYRLGPAAALGADSPVTKLVSVYWQDTPAPYGPAFVELSRVIAHFAGQNVVATVLSHRLVELAGVALIAWALPRLARRTGAAPSTAVWLGLLNPLVLWHVVAGVHTDGLLMGLLLAGLEIALSGRVAAGVVVLTVAANIKFVAVAAVCFLAVELARRATRARDRVAVVFGVAAGFLLVSTVIAAGTGLGFGRFAAVGSPAQVHSWLAPTNQLGFLIGGLAGTSLTDAAIRTCVWAGAVIGAGVAVKLLWSVFHGRFRVVQGVGLVFAAMLVTGPVVQPWYLLWTVLPLAACVRTGRARWALAGLSAVVALLLPPAGGSPVVLFAGYLTAVFLMGGVLLLPRTRRPAPVPG; encoded by the coding sequence GTGACAGAACTTGACCTCCTCCCGCGGCACCGTCCACTCACGACACGTGCACAGTGGACCGGTTTCGCTGGTGCCGCGGCTCTGGTGCTCGTCACCTCGGGCCTTCCGGTGCCGCCGGTCGTGGTGCTGGCGCTGGGGCTGACCGGCATGGGCGTTGTCGTACTGGCATGGCTGGACCTGGGGCGCCACGCCGGCACGATCGGGGTCCGGCGGCTGTACCTGATCGCGGCGACCTGGTGCGTTCCGCTGCTGGCCGCGCGGCCGCTGTTCAGCGGCGACGTGTACTGCTACCTCGCCCAGGGGACGGTCGCCGACCTGGGGTTCGACCCGTACCGGCTCGGTCCGGCCGCCGCTCTCGGCGCGGACTCCCCGGTGACCAAGCTGGTCAGCGTCTACTGGCAGGACACACCGGCTCCGTACGGTCCGGCGTTCGTCGAGCTGTCCCGCGTGATCGCGCACTTCGCCGGGCAGAACGTCGTGGCGACCGTGCTGTCGCACCGGCTGGTCGAACTGGCCGGGGTCGCACTGATCGCCTGGGCCCTGCCCCGGCTGGCCCGGCGCACGGGAGCCGCGCCGTCCACCGCGGTCTGGCTGGGACTGCTCAACCCGCTGGTGCTGTGGCACGTTGTCGCCGGGGTGCACACCGACGGGCTGCTGATGGGCCTGCTGCTCGCCGGGCTGGAGATCGCGCTGTCCGGGCGCGTCGCCGCCGGCGTCGTGGTGTTGACGGTCGCGGCGAACATCAAGTTCGTGGCGGTGGCGGCGGTGTGCTTCCTGGCGGTGGAACTGGCGCGCCGCGCGACCCGCGCCCGGGACCGGGTCGCGGTGGTATTCGGTGTGGCCGCGGGTTTCCTGCTCGTGTCCACTGTGATCGCGGCCGGCACCGGGCTCGGCTTCGGCCGGTTCGCCGCGGTCGGCTCCCCGGCGCAGGTGCACAGCTGGCTGGCACCGACCAACCAGCTCGGCTTCCTGATCGGTGGACTGGCCGGCACGAGCCTCACCGACGCGGCGATCAGGACGTGTGTGTGGGCCGGTGCGGTGATCGGTGCGGGCGTGGCGGTAAAACTGCTGTGGAGCGTGTTCCACGGCCGGTTCCGGGTCGTGCAGGGTGTCGGCCTGGTGTTCGCGGCGATGCTCGTCACCGGTCCCGTCGTGCAACCTTGGTATCTACTGTGGACGGTTCTGCCGCTGGCGGCGTGCGTCCGGACCGGACGGGCGCGGTGGGCGCTCGCCGGGCTCAGCGCGGTGGTCGCACTCCTGCTCCCGCCCGCCGGGGGAAGCCCCGTCGTCCTGTTCGCCGGATACCTGACCGCCGTGTTCCTGATGGGCGGGGTGCTGTTGCTGCCGCGCACCCGACGGCCCGCCCCCGTCCCCGGCTGA
- a CDS encoding CGNR zinc finger domain-containing protein, translated as MSGRPSQEAAADPRPLTGEPLSLDLLNTRWIDQGTHHDLLESVDGLAVWLRSSGLADRVAATPAALDALREVREALWSLAEREDDSGEARAALNRTLGHGWIRRSLGTDGPESEVDTDPPGHLPAWLAAADYLRLLEEAPARIRRCANPDCVLHFYDVSKNGTRRWCSMAGCGNRAKASRHYQRRREPRPTGTDSSSRRG; from the coding sequence GTGTCGGGACGTCCAAGCCAGGAAGCCGCCGCGGACCCGCGTCCGCTGACGGGCGAGCCGCTCTCCCTGGATCTGCTGAACACCCGGTGGATCGACCAGGGAACTCACCACGACCTGCTGGAGTCGGTCGACGGACTCGCCGTCTGGCTGCGGTCGTCGGGCTTGGCGGACCGGGTCGCCGCCACCCCGGCAGCCCTGGACGCGTTGCGGGAAGTCCGGGAAGCGCTGTGGTCGCTCGCGGAGCGCGAAGACGACTCCGGCGAGGCACGCGCGGCGCTCAACCGGACGCTGGGCCACGGCTGGATCCGCCGCTCCCTCGGAACCGATGGCCCGGAGTCCGAAGTGGACACGGACCCGCCCGGTCATCTCCCGGCCTGGCTCGCCGCCGCCGACTACCTGCGCCTGCTCGAGGAAGCCCCCGCGCGGATCCGGCGATGCGCGAACCCGGACTGCGTGCTGCACTTCTACGACGTGTCGAAGAACGGCACGCGGCGCTGGTGCTCCATGGCGGGGTGCGGCAACCGCGCCAAGGCGTCCCGCCACTACCAGCGACGCCGGGAACCCCGGCCCACCGGCACGGACAGCAGCAGCCGCCGCGGGTGA
- a CDS encoding VOC family protein: MGQPTGIKALQTGHVGLTVTDIERSLPFYLDVFGFEVLAEGKEEDRRWAFLGRDGQLLVTLWQQGDAGFAASSAGLHHLSFQVETIEEVQATERVLRERNATFQYDGVVPHGEGAASGGIFFSDPDGIRLEIYAPAGADTAPAPAGAAPTCGFF; this comes from the coding sequence ATGGGACAGCCCACGGGCATCAAGGCGCTCCAGACGGGGCACGTCGGCCTCACCGTGACCGACATCGAGCGATCGCTGCCGTTCTACCTCGACGTGTTCGGATTCGAGGTGCTCGCCGAGGGCAAGGAGGAGGACCGGCGCTGGGCGTTCCTCGGCCGCGACGGGCAACTTCTGGTGACCCTGTGGCAGCAGGGCGACGCCGGTTTCGCCGCGTCCTCCGCCGGTCTCCACCACCTGTCGTTCCAGGTGGAGACGATCGAGGAGGTCCAAGCCACCGAGCGGGTCCTGCGCGAGCGGAACGCCACGTTCCAGTACGACGGCGTCGTGCCGCACGGCGAGGGCGCGGCGTCCGGCGGCATCTTCTTCAGCGATCCGGACGGCATCCGCCTGGAGATCTACGCCCCGGCCGGTGCGGACACCGCCCCGGCGCCGGCAGGTGCCGCGCCCACCTGTGGATTCTTCTGA
- a CDS encoding pyridoxamine 5'-phosphate oxidase family protein, whose protein sequence is MTDVYHDGERAVQARAGVLDQAGFSSGAIHARIPDVARDFLRQQVMLVLGATDEQGRVWASLLTGAPGFLRADGDRSLIVEAHPAAGDPLRPLFGGSGEAVPVGMIAIEPASRRRMRMNGRATTTGAGFRVDLDQVYANCPKYIQKREPRRDPGGPAVPVRTDRLQGSHTDLIARADTFFVATADRDGNADASHRGGNPGFVEVLSPTSLRWPDYVGNAMFGTLGNIEVNPVAGLIFPDWDTGSTLQLTGTARVDWDPDRAAAVPGAQRLVEFTISEVVEIRGSSPLRWSAPVYSRFNPQAVRPASPGPAKPRGRS, encoded by the coding sequence GTGACAGACGTCTACCACGACGGTGAACGGGCCGTTCAGGCCCGAGCGGGTGTGCTCGATCAAGCGGGTTTCTCCTCGGGCGCCATCCACGCCCGGATTCCGGACGTGGCCCGGGACTTCCTCCGGCAACAGGTCATGCTGGTGCTGGGCGCGACCGATGAGCAGGGGCGGGTATGGGCTTCCCTCCTCACCGGAGCGCCCGGTTTCCTTCGCGCCGACGGCGACCGGAGCCTGATCGTCGAAGCGCATCCCGCTGCGGGTGACCCGCTTCGGCCCCTGTTCGGGGGTTCCGGCGAAGCCGTGCCGGTGGGCATGATCGCCATCGAGCCGGCCAGTCGTCGTCGCATGCGGATGAACGGCCGCGCCACCACGACCGGTGCCGGATTCCGCGTGGACCTCGACCAGGTGTACGCCAACTGCCCCAAGTACATCCAGAAACGGGAGCCGCGCCGGGATCCGGGCGGTCCCGCCGTTCCGGTGCGCACCGACCGGCTCCAGGGCAGCCACACCGACCTGATCGCCCGCGCCGACACGTTCTTCGTCGCGACCGCGGACCGGGACGGCAACGCCGACGCCTCGCACCGCGGTGGCAATCCGGGCTTCGTCGAGGTGCTCTCGCCGACCTCGCTTCGGTGGCCGGACTACGTGGGCAACGCGATGTTCGGAACGCTGGGCAACATCGAGGTCAACCCCGTGGCGGGGCTGATCTTCCCGGACTGGGACACCGGCAGCACCCTCCAGCTCACCGGAACCGCGCGCGTGGACTGGGACCCGGACCGGGCCGCGGCCGTCCCCGGCGCACAGCGCCTGGTCGAATTCACGATCAGCGAGGTCGTCGAAATCCGCGGATCCAGCCCGTTGCGCTGGAGTGCGCCGGTCTATTCACGCTTCAACCCGCAAGCCGTCCGGCCCGCGTCGCCCGGGCCGGCGAAACCACGAGGACGGTCATGA
- a CDS encoding ferredoxin: MKIQVDMDLCESHGQCVFAAPAIFSFDDDDILVHAETADESLRDAVEKAAAACPVRAIRVHAATGDAAA; this comes from the coding sequence ATGAAAATCCAGGTGGACATGGATCTGTGCGAGAGCCACGGGCAGTGCGTCTTCGCCGCCCCCGCGATCTTTTCCTTCGACGACGACGACATCCTCGTCCACGCGGAAACCGCGGACGAAAGCCTGCGCGACGCCGTGGAGAAGGCGGCCGCGGCCTGCCCGGTGCGGGCCATCCGCGTACACGCCGCCACGGGTGACGCAGCCGCATGA
- a CDS encoding NAD(P)/FAD-dependent oxidoreductase, protein MSSRFDEHGILVVGASLAGLRACAALRKHGYDGRLTVIGEEPHLPYDRPPLSKEFLAGETGGADLSLPVAGLGITWQLGRRATRLHLAARTVEVGDGTRFPFDGLVIATGSTARLWPAAPAGVHTLRGLDDARSLRAALLRRDGRLLVIGAGFVGSEVAATARGAGIEVTVVDPAPQPLHRAVGEAAGEFVAALHRQAGVDLRTSTKVVSLEGVGKLTGARLSDGTEVPATAAVVALGSAPATGWLAGSGLDITAGVRCDRHARVLRRDGTPAPGVVAAGDVTRWPHPWADAPGVTLGHWSHAAEQAETAARSLLFPAAPARYCPVPSFWSDQYDVKFRSVGLPALADSADVREYDLGARRLDVAYFRQGRLIGALTGNRVARIAAYRAQLAADLEGR, encoded by the coding sequence ATGAGTTCTCGATTCGACGAGCACGGCATTCTCGTCGTCGGAGCGTCGCTCGCCGGGTTGCGGGCGTGCGCGGCGCTGCGCAAGCACGGGTACGACGGCCGCCTGACGGTCATCGGGGAGGAACCGCATCTCCCGTACGATCGCCCGCCGCTGTCCAAGGAGTTCCTCGCCGGCGAGACCGGCGGTGCGGACCTGTCGTTGCCCGTCGCCGGTCTCGGCATCACCTGGCAGCTCGGCCGCCGGGCGACACGGCTGCACCTCGCCGCGCGCACGGTCGAGGTCGGCGACGGCACCCGTTTCCCCTTCGACGGCCTCGTCATCGCCACCGGGTCGACGGCCCGGCTGTGGCCCGCAGCGCCCGCCGGCGTCCACACGTTGCGCGGCCTGGACGACGCCCGGAGCCTGCGGGCAGCACTGCTGCGGCGGGACGGCAGGCTGCTGGTGATCGGGGCCGGGTTCGTCGGTAGCGAGGTCGCCGCGACCGCGCGAGGCGCTGGCATCGAGGTCACCGTGGTCGACCCGGCGCCGCAACCCCTGCACCGTGCCGTCGGCGAAGCGGCAGGCGAATTCGTCGCGGCACTCCATCGGCAGGCCGGGGTGGACCTGCGGACCTCGACCAAGGTCGTGTCGCTGGAGGGCGTCGGCAAGCTCACCGGAGCCCGGCTCTCCGACGGCACGGAGGTGCCCGCGACCGCTGCCGTGGTTGCCCTGGGCTCGGCGCCCGCCACCGGCTGGCTGGCTGGTTCCGGGTTGGACATCACCGCCGGAGTCCGCTGCGACCGGCACGCCCGCGTACTCCGCCGGGACGGCACCCCCGCCCCGGGCGTGGTCGCCGCCGGGGACGTCACCCGCTGGCCGCACCCCTGGGCGGACGCTCCGGGTGTCACCCTGGGCCACTGGAGCCACGCCGCGGAACAGGCCGAAACCGCCGCGCGCTCACTGCTCTTCCCCGCGGCGCCCGCGCGGTACTGCCCGGTGCCGTCGTTCTGGTCGGACCAGTACGACGTCAAGTTCCGGTCGGTCGGGCTGCCCGCGCTCGCCGACTCGGCCGACGTGCGGGAGTACGACCTCGGCGCGCGCCGCCTGGATGTCGCCTACTTCCGGCAGGGCCGGCTGATCGGCGCGCTGACCGGCAACCGGGTGGCCCGGATCGCGGCCTACCGCGCGCAACTCGCCGCTGACCTCGAAGGACGGTGA
- a CDS encoding amino acid permease, with amino-acid sequence MSESTSAQPSPPTQGERPRSGSRRERLKNRHVTLLAIGGCIGASLFVGIGEVVRSAGAGAILSYVIGGVIVFFVMRMLGEMATARPDLGSFVDYARESLGAWAGFSVGWMYWYFFVGVIAFEAVVAGQIVGGWLGIPSWICSLVIMVVFVGVNMYSARSFGESEFFLASVKVGTIVVLVVGAVLFVLGLLPGAHFVGVSNLVHAPFLVNGFEPVVRGVVTAVLSYFGTEIAVIASAESEDPGRAVVRTTRLAAWRIVLFFVGSVVALLLVLPFSELPTDSSPFAAAFSRFGIPFSTQLVDVVLLVAVLSIVNSSIYACSRTLFRLSANGWAPASVTTRNRRGVPWRAVLLSGSGGVLGAAINFFASEKAFAFILDSAGAVALIVYAFICLSQLRMRARLSADEVARLPVRMWCHPWFAALCALALVATDVVMLVHSDTRIQAALSLVALAVVLCAYGILAAVRKRARNS; translated from the coding sequence ATGTCAGAGTCGACATCCGCCCAGCCTTCGCCGCCGACGCAGGGCGAACGGCCACGAAGTGGCTCCCGCCGGGAGCGGCTGAAGAACCGTCACGTCACCCTGCTCGCCATCGGCGGCTGCATCGGTGCCTCGCTGTTCGTGGGCATCGGCGAGGTGGTCCGCTCGGCGGGGGCCGGTGCCATCCTGTCCTACGTCATCGGCGGGGTCATCGTCTTCTTCGTCATGCGGATGCTCGGCGAGATGGCGACCGCGCGTCCCGATCTCGGGTCGTTCGTCGACTACGCCCGGGAGAGCCTCGGGGCCTGGGCCGGCTTCAGCGTCGGCTGGATGTACTGGTACTTCTTCGTCGGCGTGATCGCGTTCGAGGCGGTCGTCGCCGGACAGATCGTCGGCGGCTGGCTCGGCATCCCGAGCTGGATCTGCTCGCTCGTGATCATGGTCGTGTTCGTCGGGGTGAACATGTACTCGGCGCGGAGTTTCGGCGAATCCGAGTTCTTCCTCGCGAGCGTCAAGGTCGGCACGATCGTCGTCCTGGTCGTCGGTGCGGTGCTGTTCGTGCTCGGCCTCCTGCCCGGCGCGCACTTCGTCGGCGTGTCCAACCTCGTGCACGCGCCGTTCCTGGTGAACGGGTTCGAGCCGGTCGTCCGCGGTGTGGTGACCGCGGTCCTGTCGTACTTCGGCACCGAAATCGCGGTGATCGCGTCGGCGGAGTCGGAGGACCCGGGACGCGCGGTCGTGCGCACCACGCGCCTGGCCGCCTGGCGCATCGTGCTGTTCTTCGTCGGGTCGGTGGTGGCACTCCTGCTCGTGCTCCCGTTCTCGGAGCTGCCCACGGATTCGAGTCCGTTCGCGGCCGCGTTCAGCCGGTTCGGCATTCCGTTCTCCACGCAGCTCGTCGATGTCGTGTTGCTCGTCGCGGTGCTGTCGATCGTCAATTCGTCCATCTACGCGTGTTCCCGGACCCTGTTCCGCCTGTCGGCGAACGGCTGGGCACCGGCCTCGGTCACCACCCGCAACCGGCGGGGCGTCCCCTGGCGGGCGGTGCTCCTGAGCGGCAGCGGTGGAGTCCTCGGCGCCGCCATCAACTTCTTCGCCTCGGAGAAGGCGTTCGCCTTCATCCTCGACTCGGCGGGGGCGGTGGCATTGATCGTCTACGCCTTCATCTGCCTGTCGCAGCTGCGGATGCGGGCGCGGCTGTCCGCGGACGAGGTGGCGCGGCTGCCGGTGCGGATGTGGTGCCACCCGTGGTTCGCCGCGCTCTGCGCGCTGGCGCTCGTGGCGACCGACGTCGTCATGCTCGTGCACTCCGACACCCGCATCCAGGCCGCGCTGAGCCTGGTGGCGCTCGCCGTCGTGCTGTGCGCGTACGGAATCCTCGCCGCTGTGCGAAAGCGCGCACGCAACTCCTGA
- a CDS encoding thiolase C-terminal domain-containing protein produces MPEFCIAGVAESPLGHVTDQSEPSMIALAAMAALDEAGIARTEVDGLFVNYLGEEGSVQLGEYLGIEPSHADSSDLGGGSWVGFIGHAMAAIAAGQCEVALLAYASRQRTLRKRSRAHVLAPPPPESITAQFDQPAGVPVPIGHFALVTARHMYEYGTTEEQLASVAVTGREWARLNPKAWRRDPLTVEDVLASDRICGPIKKLDCCPITDGGGAIVVTTAERARAAKRPPVGIRGWGESHTHWHPHQRRDITSTAAVRSGRLAYEMAGIGPEDVDIFQPYDAFTITPILQLEDLGFCEKGAGGEMFAQGHLRPGGKLPAMTSGGGLSYTHPGAFGIFLVIEAVRQLRGEAGDRQVNPAPRTALVNGIGGLCSYSSTVVLTND; encoded by the coding sequence ATGCCGGAGTTCTGCATCGCGGGCGTGGCGGAAAGCCCGCTCGGGCACGTCACCGACCAATCCGAACCATCCATGATCGCGCTCGCCGCCATGGCCGCGCTCGACGAGGCGGGCATCGCGCGCACCGAGGTCGACGGGTTGTTCGTCAACTACCTCGGCGAGGAAGGCTCGGTCCAGCTCGGCGAGTACCTCGGCATCGAGCCCAGCCACGCCGACTCCTCGGACCTGGGTGGCGGCTCGTGGGTGGGGTTCATCGGGCACGCCATGGCGGCGATCGCGGCCGGTCAGTGCGAGGTGGCACTGCTCGCGTACGCGTCCCGCCAGCGCACCCTGCGCAAGCGCTCCCGGGCGCACGTCCTCGCTCCGCCGCCGCCCGAGTCGATCACCGCGCAGTTCGACCAGCCGGCCGGGGTGCCGGTGCCCATCGGTCACTTCGCGCTCGTCACGGCCCGCCACATGTACGAGTACGGCACCACGGAGGAACAACTCGCTTCCGTCGCCGTCACCGGCCGCGAATGGGCGCGCCTGAACCCGAAAGCCTGGCGCCGCGACCCGCTCACCGTCGAGGACGTCCTCGCCTCGGACCGGATCTGCGGTCCGATCAAGAAGCTGGACTGCTGTCCGATCACCGACGGGGGCGGCGCCATCGTCGTCACCACGGCCGAGCGCGCCCGTGCCGCGAAGCGCCCGCCGGTCGGCATCCGGGGCTGGGGCGAGAGCCACACCCACTGGCATCCGCACCAGCGCCGGGACATCACCTCGACGGCCGCCGTCCGGTCCGGTCGCCTGGCCTACGAAATGGCGGGCATCGGACCGGAGGACGTGGACATCTTCCAGCCCTACGACGCGTTCACCATCACGCCGATCCTCCAGCTCGAGGATCTCGGCTTCTGCGAAAAAGGCGCCGGTGGGGAAATGTTCGCGCAGGGGCACCTGCGGCCCGGCGGAAAGCTGCCGGCCATGACGTCCGGCGGTGGTTTGTCCTACACGCACCCGGGGGCGTTCGGGATCTTCCTGGTCATCGAGGCCGTCCGGCAACTGCGTGGCGAAGCCGGTGACCGGCAGGTGAACCCGGCGCCGAGAACCGCGCTCGTCAACGGAATTGGTGGCCTGTGCTCGTACAGCTCGACGGTGGTGCTCACGAATGACTGA
- a CDS encoding Zn-ribbon domain-containing OB-fold protein — MTDNDDILDPTTAAFWKAAADGKLVVQRCAACGHSQLYPRPFCLACDSTDLTWAETPGLGTVYSCVTVHLPVRADLPPPYSVGLVELDEGPRLLAAVPDDAAIGDRVAARWQPGDGGARPVLSFAAVGSLANAAEVVS, encoded by the coding sequence ATGACTGACAACGACGACATCCTCGATCCGACGACGGCGGCGTTCTGGAAAGCGGCGGCCGACGGGAAACTGGTCGTGCAGCGCTGCGCGGCCTGCGGCCACAGCCAGCTGTACCCGCGGCCGTTCTGCCTGGCCTGCGACTCCACGGACCTGACCTGGGCCGAGACACCCGGCCTCGGCACGGTGTACTCGTGCGTGACGGTCCACCTGCCCGTGCGCGCCGACCTGCCCCCGCCGTACAGCGTCGGACTGGTCGAACTGGACGAGGGTCCGCGGCTGCTCGCGGCCGTCCCCGACGACGCCGCCATCGGTGACCGGGTGGCAGCCCGCTGGCAGCCGGGCGACGGTGGCGCGCGCCCGGTCCTGTCCTTCGCCGCGGTCGGAAGCCTCGCCAACGCCGCCGAGGTGGTGTCATGA
- a CDS encoding SDR family NAD(P)-dependent oxidoreductase gives MKPLDGLAAIVTGAGSGLGRSHALHLASLGAAVVVNDVGRAGTGWRADDVAGEITARGGRAVSDHGDISSWTHASDLVDTCVDAFGRLDILVNNAGIVRDRTMARMAESEWDDVVRVNLKGHAAPAVHAMAHWRKQAKRTGAPAPGAIVHTSSIGGLMANFGQGNYTATKLGIVALSAVLALEGEQLGVRSNVIAPSARTETTLKAMPSAKQFPPTGGDDSDFWDPANVSPVVGWLASPRCRVTGQVFHVVGNEVRLFAPPTVLKRFTTNGRWTAEDLERQIGPELTRWPTAMDFLDTVEKEARADG, from the coding sequence ATGAAGCCGCTCGACGGCCTGGCCGCGATCGTGACCGGCGCGGGCAGCGGCCTGGGCCGCAGCCATGCCCTGCACCTCGCGAGCCTGGGTGCCGCCGTGGTGGTGAACGACGTCGGGCGGGCCGGTACCGGATGGCGGGCCGACGACGTGGCCGGGGAAATCACCGCGCGGGGTGGCCGCGCCGTGAGCGACCACGGCGACATCTCCAGCTGGACCCACGCAAGCGACCTGGTGGACACCTGCGTGGACGCGTTCGGGCGGCTCGACATCCTGGTCAACAATGCGGGAATCGTGCGGGACCGGACAATGGCTCGCATGGCCGAATCCGAGTGGGACGACGTCGTCCGCGTGAACCTGAAGGGCCACGCCGCCCCGGCCGTCCACGCGATGGCCCACTGGCGGAAGCAGGCGAAGCGGACCGGGGCGCCTGCCCCGGGCGCGATCGTCCACACCAGCTCCATCGGCGGCCTCATGGCCAACTTCGGTCAGGGCAACTACACCGCCACCAAGCTGGGCATCGTCGCGCTGTCCGCGGTCCTCGCGCTCGAGGGTGAACAGCTGGGGGTGCGATCGAACGTCATCGCGCCTTCCGCGCGCACTGAGACGACCCTGAAGGCCATGCCCTCGGCCAAGCAGTTCCCCCCAACGGGCGGCGACGACTCCGACTTCTGGGACCCGGCCAACGTCTCGCCGGTGGTCGGGTGGCTCGCGTCCCCCCGCTGCCGGGTCACCGGTCAGGTCTTCCACGTCGTCGGCAACGAGGTGCGCCTCTTCGCGCCACCCACCGTGCTCAAGCGGTTCACCACGAACGGCCGCTGGACGGCCGAGGACCTGGAGCGGCAGATCGGCCCGGAACTGACCCGGTGGCCGACGGCGATGGACTTCCTGGACACGGTCGAGAAGGAGGCGCGTGCCGATGGGTAG
- a CDS encoding GNAT family N-acetyltransferase — translation MGSPGTPLVRPARTDDETVIARLRHQSFSAPVDMALWLEYGHVLELDGGPVAALLARPCGQWFGGRPVPAVTISSVMVDLTRRGGGVMAHLLGPVLAHHAGAGAAIATLTPSAVAPYRRAGFEVSGFRYRHHVSPRSLRAGGEVDDIRWFTADDAGRLAEVYDALVRRSNGPIHRDAAWWRSHILPRVHSGETFAVVAFRQDAVTGYALWDQVSAPLGEFTFRHRVRAREIVWTTVPAARALLHTLAQAGSPGEEISWFGGPSDGLAAFFDAPVAMDWVHPWMTKILDHPAALAARGYHTSLDLTLTLGIQDETGAPARTLGLVVRDGRCQVEEAGTEPDVTVAAHAFAALFTGRSTAREALAMGQLKARSAAALDHVDALFAGPSPWLFEHF, via the coding sequence ATGGGTAGCCCGGGAACGCCGCTGGTCCGTCCCGCCCGCACCGACGACGAGACGGTGATTGCGCGGCTGCGGCACCAGAGCTTCTCCGCGCCGGTGGACATGGCCCTGTGGCTGGAGTACGGCCACGTCCTCGAGCTCGACGGGGGCCCGGTGGCCGCGCTGCTGGCCCGGCCGTGCGGGCAGTGGTTCGGGGGCCGCCCCGTCCCGGCCGTCACCATCTCGTCGGTCATGGTCGACCTCACGCGCCGCGGCGGCGGGGTCATGGCGCACCTCCTCGGCCCCGTCCTCGCGCACCACGCCGGGGCCGGGGCCGCCATCGCCACCCTGACACCGTCGGCCGTGGCGCCGTACCGCCGGGCCGGGTTCGAGGTCAGCGGCTTCCGGTACCGGCACCACGTGTCGCCCCGGTCGCTGCGGGCCGGTGGGGAGGTGGACGACATCCGCTGGTTCACCGCGGACGATGCCGGCCGGCTCGCCGAGGTGTACGACGCGCTCGTCCGGCGCAGCAACGGCCCGATCCATCGGGATGCGGCCTGGTGGCGCAGTCACATCCTGCCCCGCGTGCACTCCGGCGAGACGTTCGCGGTGGTCGCTTTCCGCCAGGACGCGGTGACCGGCTACGCGCTGTGGGACCAGGTGAGCGCACCCCTTGGCGAGTTCACCTTCCGGCACCGGGTCCGGGCGCGCGAGATCGTGTGGACGACGGTCCCGGCGGCCCGCGCCCTCCTGCACACCCTCGCGCAGGCCGGGTCGCCGGGCGAGGAGATCTCCTGGTTCGGTGGCCCGTCGGACGGGCTGGCGGCCTTCTTCGACGCCCCGGTCGCGATGGACTGGGTCCACCCGTGGATGACGAAGATCCTCGACCACCCGGCCGCGCTCGCCGCGCGCGGCTACCACACCAGCCTGGACCTGACTCTGACGCTGGGCATCCAGGACGAGACGGGTGCTCCCGCCCGCACCCTGGGACTGGTGGTGCGGGACGGCCGGTGCCAGGTCGAGGAAGCCGGCACCGAGCCGGACGTGACGGTGGCCGCCCACGCGTTCGCGGCTCTCTTCACCGGCCGGTCGACCGCCCGGGAGGCACTGGCGATGGGGCAGCTCAAGGCGCGCTCCGCGGCGGCCCTCGACCACGTCGACGCCCTGTTCGCGGGCCCCAGTCCATGGCTGTTCGAGCACTTCTGA